One window from the genome of Pseudoalteromonas sp. '520P1 No. 423' encodes:
- a CDS encoding efflux RND transporter permease subunit, translating into MIANKNVTKSRLPINLWLSALALKRPVTTVMIMLSLFMTGLVASRLLPQESWPSVNAPVMFIYVPYSGSSPKEVERLITRPIEEAIATVGGISSMKSRSRADSAAIQIMMDLGSDLDSKILEVREKVDMISHLLPDDVQRVKVQKFSTQDIPVMTLTLTGKNDLSHAYDFLNKKLVRNIERLSGVGKIELRGVVKPNIEIKLDSTKIAMNRVNQGQLLQGLRASNFIVKSASVINGERKFRVSPQGEYKSLTDIKNFQVKANVKLSDVAKVSVKSPEKDSEIRSDRQKTIGLEVFKESDANVVDVSNNVVNFVDFIKAEPEFKDIKINIKNNSGNEIQESLSDLLKAGFAGIFLSFAVLYVFFKNYRITLVVVASVPISLSFALAGMYFMGYTLNMLTLAGLFIAVGLLIDNSVVICESILQQQSSALSHYQKVIKGVDNVSIAVISGTLTTVIIFFPILMGEKNFITVLIEQIAVAICLPLLASLLVAKTLIPLMLSKVTEGNLNAVTTQGRLDKAYRFSLKNILLNPKRSALGVLLLCLLGFFARDFVSNQEEHSKKSRDITIRYHVISGQKFADVSKLVDEMEAYLYDNQQEFGFKKVDSRIYADYASSTIRLKKGLSISISELKEKIRSGFPKTAIAKPSFSWSDNKQKFASLSLLGSSTTRLISLSESVILRLKQIEGFDEVGIDDNDKKRELLLRIDNEKVARLGLNTQDIASRISTALRGVNLRSFRDETLGEIDIRLVYHDQKALPLSQIRDLPIYETQGRVLTLQQLVKFDSQAIMPVINRVQRQTSLTISINLNKITRKDAAVKIKQVMKEIALPTGYEWQLGRAYRNDNISMANMAINMLLALALIFMVMAALFESLLMPIAILSSIALAFIGVYFTFAILGMGLGETAMIGMLILMGIVVNNGIVLIDQINKLKGSSTSLIEPIIQACATRIRPILMTVATTIIGLVPVAIASSNNEAYPLAIAIIGGLIFSTFTSLFLVPYCYLMLVKLGERSAKRFSIAKKFADKYITT; encoded by the coding sequence ATGATAGCTAATAAAAATGTTACAAAATCGCGTTTGCCAATTAATTTATGGCTGAGCGCGTTGGCGTTAAAGCGCCCGGTAACAACCGTTATGATAATGCTGTCGTTATTTATGACTGGACTCGTTGCGAGCAGGTTATTACCCCAAGAAAGCTGGCCAAGTGTAAATGCGCCAGTAATGTTTATTTATGTGCCATATAGTGGCTCATCACCAAAAGAGGTCGAACGTTTAATTACTCGACCGATTGAAGAAGCCATAGCGACTGTGGGCGGTATATCTTCTATGAAATCTCGCAGCCGTGCTGATTCTGCTGCAATTCAAATTATGATGGATTTAGGTTCTGATCTTGATAGCAAAATTTTAGAAGTCAGAGAAAAAGTCGATATGATCAGCCATTTATTGCCTGATGATGTGCAAAGAGTAAAGGTACAAAAGTTTTCTACTCAAGATATTCCTGTGATGACATTAACGCTCACAGGTAAAAATGATTTATCTCATGCTTATGATTTTTTAAATAAAAAACTCGTTAGAAACATAGAACGATTATCAGGGGTAGGAAAAATAGAATTAAGAGGCGTTGTTAAGCCTAATATTGAAATTAAACTCGATAGTACAAAGATCGCAATGAATCGGGTAAACCAAGGTCAATTATTACAAGGTTTACGTGCCAGTAATTTTATAGTGAAGTCGGCATCGGTTATTAATGGCGAGCGAAAATTTAGAGTATCTCCACAAGGTGAATATAAAAGCTTAACTGATATTAAAAACTTTCAAGTAAAAGCCAATGTAAAGCTCAGTGATGTTGCTAAGGTATCAGTTAAAAGCCCTGAAAAAGACAGTGAAATCAGAAGTGACCGCCAAAAAACCATAGGTTTGGAGGTATTTAAAGAATCTGATGCCAATGTTGTTGATGTTTCAAATAATGTAGTGAACTTTGTTGATTTTATAAAAGCAGAACCTGAGTTTAAAGATATTAAAATCAATATAAAAAACAACAGTGGTAATGAGATCCAGGAGTCATTATCAGATTTACTCAAAGCGGGCTTTGCAGGCATATTTTTATCTTTTGCTGTTTTATATGTATTTTTTAAAAATTATAGGATCACCTTAGTTGTGGTTGCCTCAGTGCCTATTTCATTGAGCTTTGCACTCGCTGGTATGTACTTTATGGGTTATACACTTAACATGCTGACACTAGCAGGCTTATTTATAGCTGTGGGCTTGTTGATTGATAATTCTGTCGTAATTTGTGAAAGCATACTACAACAGCAATCAAGTGCATTAAGTCATTATCAAAAAGTAATTAAAGGCGTTGATAATGTGAGCATCGCAGTGATCAGTGGCACATTAACAACAGTTATCATATTTTTCCCTATCTTAATGGGTGAAAAAAACTTTATTACAGTGTTAATTGAGCAAATTGCAGTGGCTATTTGTTTGCCTTTATTAGCATCATTATTAGTGGCAAAAACTTTGATCCCTTTGATGCTCAGCAAAGTAACAGAAGGAAACCTCAATGCAGTTACGACTCAAGGACGATTAGATAAGGCTTATCGATTCAGCTTAAAAAACATATTACTAAATCCAAAACGTTCTGCTTTAGGTGTTTTATTGTTATGTTTATTAGGCTTTTTTGCTCGAGACTTTGTATCAAATCAAGAAGAGCACAGTAAAAAGTCGAGAGATATTACCATTAGATACCATGTTATAAGTGGGCAAAAATTTGCTGATGTCTCTAAATTAGTTGATGAAATGGAAGCATACCTTTATGACAATCAACAAGAATTTGGTTTTAAAAAAGTAGATAGCCGTATTTATGCGGATTATGCATCCTCGACTATTAGGTTAAAAAAGGGATTATCCATTTCGATATCTGAATTAAAAGAAAAAATCCGTTCAGGCTTTCCTAAAACAGCTATCGCTAAACCTTCATTTTCATGGTCTGATAATAAACAAAAATTTGCCAGTTTATCTCTGTTAGGCAGCTCAACGACACGTTTAATATCATTGAGTGAGTCAGTGATTTTAAGACTTAAGCAAATCGAAGGTTTTGATGAAGTTGGCATTGATGATAATGATAAAAAACGTGAATTACTATTAAGGATTGATAATGAAAAAGTTGCTCGCTTAGGTTTAAATACACAAGATATTGCTAGTCGCATTTCAACCGCTTTAAGAGGTGTAAATTTAAGATCTTTTAGGGATGAAACACTAGGAGAGATAGATATACGCTTGGTTTATCATGATCAAAAGGCACTGCCTTTATCCCAAATTAGAGATTTACCTATATATGAAACGCAAGGGCGTGTTTTAACTTTGCAGCAACTTGTAAAGTTTGATTCACAAGCGATTATGCCTGTCATTAATAGAGTGCAAAGGCAAACAAGTTTAACAATTTCGATTAACCTCAATAAGATAACTCGTAAAGACGCTGCTGTAAAAATAAAACAAGTAATGAAAGAGATCGCATTACCTACAGGTTATGAATGGCAATTAGGCCGAGCTTACCGAAATGATAATATTTCAATGGCTAATATGGCGATAAATATGTTGCTAGCACTGGCATTAATTTTTATGGTGATGGCTGCATTATTTGAATCTTTATTAATGCCTATAGCAATATTATCTTCTATTGCTTTGGCTTTTATTGGTGTTTATTTTACTTTTGCAATCTTGGGCATGGGCCTAGGTGAAACTGCAATGATAGGCATGCTCATATTAATGGGTATAGTGGTAAACAATGGCATAGTATTAATAGACCAAATTAATAAGCTAAAAGGGTCATCAACAAGTTTAATCGAGCCGATAATACAAGCGTGTGCAACTAGAATAAGACCTATTTTAATGACAGTCGCAACAACAATAATAGGGTTAGTACCCGTTGCGATAGCTTCAAGTAATAATGAAGCTTACCCTTTAGCAATCGCAATTATAGGAGGTTTAATTTTTTCAACATTTACCAGTTTATTCTTAGTGCCATATTGTTACTTAATGCTAGTTAAACTGGGTGAGCGCTCAGCTAAACGATTTTCAATCGCCAAAAAATTCGCTGATAAATATATAACAACTTAA
- a CDS encoding carboxymuconolactone decarboxylase family protein: MPLVKPLPTDANEEVIELAKFFNETLGFCPNSVLTMQHRPAIAKAFINLNMAVMANDGRVTAEQKRLIGYITSANTGCRYCEAHTILAAERYGGTEERLANIWSFRESDLYTQAEKAAFELALAASSVPNAVNDEITAKMHEYWDDGEIVEILGVISLFGYLNRWNDSMGTTMETGAVDAGKRLLSESPWTRGKHI, translated from the coding sequence ATGCCATTAGTTAAACCATTACCAACAGATGCCAATGAAGAAGTTATTGAACTTGCTAAATTTTTTAATGAAACGTTAGGTTTTTGCCCTAATAGTGTTTTAACCATGCAGCACAGACCAGCCATTGCAAAAGCATTTATTAATCTAAATATGGCCGTAATGGCCAATGATGGACGTGTAACAGCCGAGCAAAAACGCTTAATAGGTTATATCACTAGTGCCAATACAGGTTGTAGGTACTGCGAAGCACATACGATTTTAGCTGCAGAGCGCTACGGCGGTACCGAAGAACGCTTAGCTAACATTTGGTCATTTAGAGAAAGTGATTTATATACACAAGCTGAAAAAGCGGCATTTGAATTGGCGCTTGCCGCTTCCAGTGTGCCAAATGCAGTAAATGATGAAATTACAGCGAAAATGCATGAGTACTGGGATGATGGAGAAATTGTTGAGATTTTAGGTGTTATTTCTTTATTTGGTTATCTGAATCGCTGGAACGACTCTATGGGCACAACAATGGAAACCGGTGCAGTAGATGCCGGTAAACGCCTTTTATCTGAATCACCTTGGACTCGCGGTAAACATATTTAA
- a CDS encoding MarR family winged helix-turn-helix transcriptional regulator: MALNRDWKIRNLTDLDPREMRVLINIGSYMPVKSADIAYQSRLDSYTVSRAVKKLLSLNLIESHQDEIKKNVKNLYLNEAGKALYLELINAMDERSKQLESVLSEDEQAVFFDMLARIENKTEALLAEQASEFIKEGLDAPTDQKELIRWYKKSNKKPN, from the coding sequence TTGGCATTAAATCGCGATTGGAAAATTAGAAACTTAACTGATTTAGATCCAAGAGAAATGCGGGTTTTGATTAATATTGGCTCTTATATGCCTGTTAAATCAGCTGATATTGCTTATCAATCTAGACTAGATTCTTATACGGTAAGCAGGGCGGTTAAAAAGCTTTTAAGTTTAAACTTAATTGAATCTCATCAAGATGAAATTAAAAAGAATGTTAAAAATTTATACTTAAATGAGGCAGGGAAAGCTTTATATCTTGAACTTATAAATGCCATGGATGAAAGATCTAAGCAATTAGAGTCTGTATTATCTGAAGATGAACAAGCTGTATTTTTTGATATGTTAGCGCGAATAGAAAACAAAACCGAAGCACTTTTAGCTGAACAAGCCAGTGAATTTATCAAAGAAGGTTTAGATGCGCCCACAGATCAAAAAGAATTAATTAGATGGTATAAAAAATCAAATAAAAAACCTAATTGA
- a CDS encoding efflux RND transporter permease subunit → MSIVSTVVKRPVTVCMFTLAIMLFGMVGFSRLSVSLLPDLSYPTLTIRTVNPGAAPAEIEQLLSKPIEEAVGVVKGIRKVHSISKAGQSDVIVEFDWGIAMNFATQNVREKLDTLSLPKDVKKPIILRFNPALDPIIRLGISTTNKDFKALKQNRTFAEQEIKRQLETIAGVAAVQLGGGLQQEIQVIFDQEKAAQRGISAQDIVQGIQSENINMSAGRVYDGQQEYLVRTVNQFASIDELSNMIVKQVDGYTIYLKDIAQVYDGEKERTDITRVNNNEAIELAIYKEGDANTVSVANLVNEKLLTIKKSLPETLTLDVIYDQSEFIIDAVDEVKSAAIVGGILAMLILYLFLGNLFNTLIISLAIPISIIATFNLMFANDISLNIMSLGGIALAVGLLVDNAIVVLENIARYREKGESIINAAVLGTQEVTGAVIASTLTTLAVFFPLAFVEGFAGQLFSDQAMTVTFALLASLVVALTLIPMLASRQFAIKENTTTEQAEQQSEKSDKKSTSRFNLIKRILGFPFKLVFNYLPLAITKVFLLIANLLMKLINLILKPAYKLFSVYFSKVAVLYHSLLLKSLKNRVLVLSLAIVFSLGVASLIPDIDVELVPEVAKSEFTLEISLPQGTPIKVTDQHLQTLANSIKSDPRVKHTYSLAGSGSLMMSSASKGGENWGQLLVALHNSDDIKPIKALVRNKAQTMADVTVTIKQAEMFTTERPLQIILSGYNLASLKKTSDELARILIADKQFTDINKSLRDGQPELKIEFDNARLASLDLRASNIAEQLVTKVAGSVASKYNLNDRQIDILVRADEQARNSVQAIKHITINASQDRSLPLSTVAKISQSIGPNEINRIDQTRVAIVSASLAFGDLASAALKTNMIINKLNLPDNIRVKIAGQNEEMARSFSSLMMALLLAVFLVYLVMASQFESLLNPFIILFSVPLAVLGSVLGLYITSTAISVIVLIGVIMLTGIVVNNAIVLVDRINQLRVQGIEKSQAIITASNSRLRPIIMTSLTTVLGLAPLALAGGEGSELRAPLAITVMSGLFVATALTLLVIPVLYSVFDRKKYAQTVTEDTQIIQGDINYDS, encoded by the coding sequence ATGAGTATTGTCAGTACGGTTGTTAAACGTCCCGTTACAGTTTGCATGTTTACACTTGCCATTATGTTATTTGGTATGGTTGGCTTTTCGCGATTATCAGTGTCACTTTTACCTGATTTATCTTATCCCACTTTAACTATTCGTACGGTTAATCCAGGTGCTGCGCCAGCAGAAATTGAACAATTACTTAGTAAACCAATAGAAGAAGCTGTAGGTGTCGTAAAAGGGATCCGTAAAGTTCATTCAATTTCAAAAGCAGGCCAATCGGATGTGATTGTTGAATTTGATTGGGGTATAGCTATGAACTTTGCTACTCAAAATGTGAGAGAAAAGCTTGATACGCTGTCATTACCTAAAGATGTTAAAAAACCAATTATCTTGAGATTTAACCCCGCACTAGACCCCATAATTCGCTTGGGCATATCAACGACCAATAAAGATTTTAAAGCGTTAAAACAAAACCGTACTTTTGCAGAACAAGAAATAAAACGTCAATTAGAAACCATAGCAGGTGTTGCCGCCGTGCAACTAGGCGGTGGTTTACAGCAAGAAATACAAGTGATATTTGATCAAGAAAAGGCCGCTCAAAGAGGTATATCAGCACAGGATATTGTACAAGGTATTCAAAGTGAAAATATTAATATGTCGGCAGGACGTGTTTATGATGGTCAGCAAGAGTATTTAGTTCGCACTGTAAATCAATTTGCATCTATTGATGAATTGAGCAATATGATAGTTAAACAAGTCGATGGTTATACTATTTACTTAAAAGATATTGCTCAGGTTTATGATGGTGAAAAAGAACGTACTGATATCACTAGAGTGAATAATAACGAAGCCATTGAGTTAGCGATTTACAAAGAGGGTGATGCCAATACTGTCAGCGTTGCAAATTTAGTCAATGAAAAGCTATTAACAATTAAAAAAAGCTTACCAGAAACGCTGACACTCGATGTTATTTATGATCAGTCTGAATTTATCATTGATGCTGTAGATGAAGTTAAAAGCGCAGCAATTGTTGGCGGCATTTTAGCTATGCTCATTTTGTATTTATTTTTAGGCAATTTGTTTAATACTTTAATTATTTCTCTGGCGATCCCTATCTCTATTATAGCGACCTTCAACTTGATGTTTGCCAATGATATTAGTCTAAATATTATGTCTTTAGGAGGCATCGCTTTAGCTGTCGGTTTACTAGTAGATAATGCGATTGTGGTACTTGAAAACATCGCCCGTTATAGAGAAAAAGGCGAGAGCATTATTAATGCTGCAGTTCTGGGTACTCAAGAAGTAACGGGCGCTGTTATTGCCTCAACATTAACGACATTAGCGGTATTTTTTCCGTTAGCGTTTGTTGAAGGTTTTGCTGGTCAGTTATTTAGTGATCAAGCGATGACGGTAACCTTTGCTTTATTGGCATCTTTAGTTGTTGCCTTAACATTGATACCTATGTTGGCATCTAGGCAATTTGCTATTAAAGAAAATACGACAACAGAGCAAGCTGAGCAACAATCTGAAAAAAGTGATAAAAAAAGCACATCTCGATTTAATTTAATCAAAAGAATTTTAGGATTCCCTTTTAAACTGGTATTTAATTATTTGCCTTTAGCAATAACAAAAGTATTTTTATTAATTGCTAATTTATTGATGAAATTAATTAATTTAATACTTAAACCTGCATATAAGTTGTTTAGTGTCTATTTTAGTAAAGTAGCCGTTTTGTATCATTCACTGTTATTAAAATCACTAAAAAATCGCGTTTTGGTTTTATCTTTGGCTATTGTATTTTCTCTTGGGGTGGCGAGTTTAATACCCGATATTGATGTTGAACTTGTACCAGAAGTTGCAAAATCAGAATTTACCCTTGAGATTTCTTTGCCTCAAGGCACACCAATTAAAGTAACAGATCAACATTTGCAAACTTTAGCAAATAGCATTAAGTCAGACCCTAGAGTGAAACATACTTATTCTTTAGCTGGCAGCGGTAGTTTGATGATGAGTTCAGCAAGCAAAGGCGGTGAAAACTGGGGGCAGTTGTTAGTTGCTTTACATAATAGTGATGATATTAAACCTATAAAAGCACTGGTAAGGAATAAAGCCCAAACCATGGCTGATGTGACTGTAACAATAAAACAAGCTGAAATGTTCACAACAGAGCGTCCATTACAGATCATTTTATCCGGTTATAACTTGGCGAGTTTAAAGAAAACAAGTGATGAGTTAGCAAGAATATTAATTGCTGATAAACAATTTACAGATATTAATAAAAGCTTACGTGATGGCCAACCTGAACTGAAAATTGAATTTGATAATGCGCGTTTAGCCAGTTTAGATTTAAGGGCTTCAAATATTGCTGAGCAACTAGTGACTAAAGTAGCTGGTTCAGTTGCAAGTAAATATAATTTGAATGATAGACAAATTGACATTTTAGTGAGAGCTGATGAGCAAGCTAGAAACTCTGTCCAAGCAATAAAACACATTACGATTAATGCCTCTCAAGACAGATCTCTGCCTTTATCTACAGTTGCAAAAATTAGCCAGAGTATCGGTCCAAATGAGATTAATCGCATAGATCAAACTCGAGTAGCCATCGTATCTGCTTCTTTAGCTTTTGGTGATTTAGCCAGTGCAGCATTGAAAACTAATATGATAATAAATAAGTTAAATTTACCAGACAATATTCGCGTGAAAATTGCTGGGCAAAATGAGGAAATGGCTCGATCATTTTCTTCACTTATGATGGCTTTATTATTGGCTGTATTTTTAGTCTATTTAGTGATGGCCTCACAATTTGAGTCTTTGCTTAATCCATTTATTATTTTATTTTCAGTGCCATTGGCTGTTTTAGGTTCTGTATTGGGTTTATATATCACAAGCACAGCCATTAGTGTGATTGTATTAATAGGCGTGATTATGCTCACTGGCATAGTGGTAAACAATGCCATCGTGCTTGTTGATCGCATTAATCAATTACGTGTTCAAGGCATTGAAAAATCACAGGCAATTATCACAGCAAGTAATTCACGCTTGAGGCCTATCATTATGACCTCACTCACTACAGTGTTAGGGTTAGCGCCTTTAGCACTTGCTGGTGGTGAAGGCTCAGAATTAAGGGCGCCTTTAGCAATTACTGTGATGTCAGGTTTATTTGTTGCAACAGCGCTGACACTGCTTGTGATCCCTGTTTTGTATAGTGTATTTGATCGTAAAAAATATGCTCAAACGGTCACCGAAGACACCCAAATAATTCAAGGTGACATTAATTATGATAGCTAA
- a CDS encoding efflux RND transporter periplasmic adaptor subunit, with protein MNRLLARTFLISVLISAYFLSGCSEPQADEKEEEVIYKVPVETITLEQQDIKNTYKTTAVLEAKSESKVTNKVTGMIKSVLVEEGMLVKQGQILAEIDDESYQLEFEKASIDLESATAEYNRSKPNKGKQLISAKDLEKLEFLVKSRHNQQKITAIKVRDSKVRAPISGVIASRSVKAGNMTSSADSEMFHIVALNTLQGVVYLPEAQMNAVHLGQKASLNFPANGDKSISAEISLISPIIDTNSGTFKVTLQVDNNTGMLKPGMFAKVALTLDEHKNVAVVPLKALLITDSETSLFVIEDNKAKKIVVETGYEEGGVVEILTPLATNTQIVIVGQQSLKKDSLVTVINKSEHTSQEIAD; from the coding sequence ATGAACCGCTTACTAGCCCGCACTTTTTTAATATCAGTTTTAATCAGTGCATATTTTTTATCTGGATGTTCTGAGCCTCAGGCAGATGAAAAAGAAGAAGAAGTGATTTATAAAGTTCCTGTTGAAACGATTACGTTAGAACAACAAGATATTAAAAATACCTATAAAACCACGGCAGTACTCGAAGCTAAATCTGAAAGTAAAGTGACAAATAAAGTCACGGGTATGATTAAAAGTGTATTGGTAGAAGAAGGCATGTTGGTTAAGCAGGGTCAAATACTGGCTGAAATTGATGATGAAAGCTATCAGTTAGAATTTGAAAAGGCGAGCATAGACTTAGAATCAGCAACTGCAGAATATAATCGCAGTAAGCCAAATAAAGGTAAACAGTTAATTTCAGCTAAGGATTTAGAAAAGCTTGAGTTTTTAGTGAAGTCACGCCACAACCAACAAAAAATTACAGCTATTAAAGTGCGAGATAGTAAAGTCCGTGCTCCAATTTCGGGTGTGATAGCTTCGCGTAGTGTTAAAGCTGGAAACATGACATCAAGTGCAGATTCAGAAATGTTCCATATTGTTGCTTTAAATACTTTACAAGGTGTTGTTTATTTACCTGAAGCACAAATGAATGCTGTTCATTTAGGGCAAAAAGCCAGTTTAAATTTCCCAGCTAATGGTGATAAAAGCATTTCTGCTGAAATATCATTAATTTCGCCGATTATAGATACAAATTCAGGTACATTTAAAGTCACACTGCAGGTTGATAACAATACAGGCATGTTAAAGCCAGGCATGTTTGCAAAAGTAGCGCTCACTTTAGATGAGCATAAAAATGTTGCTGTAGTGCCTTTAAAAGCTTTACTCATCACAGACAGTGAAACAAGCCTATTTGTTATTGAAGATAATAAAGCAAAAAAGATAGTGGTAGAAACTGGTTATGAAGAGGGGGGGGTAGTTGAAATTCTTACGCCGTTAGCAACAAATACTCAAATTGTGATTGTTGGCCAGCAAAGTCTTAAAAAAGACAGTTTAGTAACTGTGATAAATAAATCAGAACATACATCTCAAGAAATTGCTGATTAG
- a CDS encoding aromatic amino acid transport family protein, whose product MIQGKTLGSMLIIAGTTIGAGMLALPIASAGLGFSTATVLLFSAWALMTYTALLMLEVHQYAHVEATLNSLAKSLLGRKGQLIANCSMIFLFYALCAAYIAGGGSQLQTKLVEWTNLELPVQSGSVLFAIVFGAIITLGTGTVDKINRVLFSIKVIVLASVFYMLTPYVQGQHLLEMPIEQGLILSAIPVVFTSFGFHGSIPSIVKYVGIDIKSLRRIMIMGAALPLVIYLFWQVVSQGVMSQSHLLQSEGLSGFIASVASMLQSPKVSNAITIFADLALATSFLGVSLGLFDFFSDTLKKGNAKKDRLVTALVTFVPPLCFALFYPQGFIMALGYAAIALVVLAVFLPTAMVFKQRKQRQASNEDYQVRGGNSALLLAALSGVLIISAQFLQMFGMIPSIG is encoded by the coding sequence ATGATTCAGGGTAAAACATTAGGCAGTATGTTGATTATTGCAGGTACGACAATTGGTGCGGGCATGCTTGCTTTGCCAATAGCATCTGCAGGACTCGGCTTTTCAACTGCTACGGTATTATTATTTTCTGCATGGGCATTAATGACTTATACCGCTTTATTAATGTTAGAAGTGCATCAATATGCACATGTAGAGGCAACATTAAACTCTTTAGCGAAAAGCCTTCTGGGAAGAAAAGGCCAGTTAATTGCTAATTGCTCTATGATATTTTTATTTTACGCCTTATGTGCCGCTTATATTGCAGGTGGCGGTTCTCAACTACAAACTAAACTTGTTGAGTGGACTAATTTAGAGCTACCAGTTCAATCTGGTTCAGTATTATTTGCGATTGTTTTTGGTGCCATTATCACTTTAGGCACAGGCACGGTAGATAAAATAAATCGCGTATTATTTTCAATTAAAGTAATTGTTTTAGCATCGGTTTTTTATATGTTAACCCCTTATGTTCAAGGTCAACACTTACTAGAAATGCCAATTGAACAAGGCCTTATATTATCAGCTATCCCGGTTGTTTTTACTTCTTTTGGTTTTCATGGTTCTATTCCTTCAATCGTTAAATATGTTGGTATAGATATAAAGTCATTAAGAAGAATTATGATTATGGGCGCGGCATTACCTTTAGTTATTTACTTATTTTGGCAAGTAGTCAGCCAAGGTGTAATGAGTCAATCACACTTATTACAAAGTGAAGGTTTATCAGGGTTTATCGCAAGTGTCGCATCTATGCTGCAAAGCCCTAAAGTGAGCAATGCGATTACTATTTTTGCAGACTTAGCATTAGCAACATCATTCCTCGGTGTAAGCCTTGGTTTATTTGATTTTTTCAGTGATACCTTGAAAAAAGGCAACGCAAAAAAAGATAGGCTTGTTACAGCGTTAGTCACTTTTGTACCACCTTTATGCTTTGCGCTGTTTTATCCTCAAGGTTTTATTATGGCACTAGGTTATGCCGCTATTGCATTGGTTGTATTAGCTGTATTTTTACCAACTGCAATGGTATTTAAACAAAGAAAGCAACGACAGGCTTCTAATGAGGATTATCAAGTAAGAGGTGGTAATTCAGCGCTTTTATTAGCGGCATTATCTGGTGTATTAATCATCAGCGCACAGTTCTTACAAATGTTTGGTATGATCCCTTCTATTGGTTAA